One segment of Struthio camelus isolate bStrCam1 chromosome 25, bStrCam1.hap1, whole genome shotgun sequence DNA contains the following:
- the DBF4B gene encoding protein DBF4 homolog B isoform X3: protein MKNQDSCSGNGILANARLWGVQILHIDEMLSYAQQLLHAISGARKWSQKTEAKSLASGSEVRKGKLKAPFLKVEDQSRQFRPFHHQFKSFPDLNFLAPKSSSPFEPLKSLLNSCRARDVEGCPVRSDGEKSPQSTPVTVPKRKKGFCECCQETFEELQKHLQSPQHKQFARDDSQYAPVDHVISQLTNNFAEQSAKVPCSCLTDEHLVPQAQVTRGNEMVTAELGKERQQAPVELFTDAEADPGLKMKERSTHQPSNRVSNLREGRGLSEKCFLGLPAGTGFTRGVCAVQDTTEGSVVVGSTNSGLAPNLGQQTHVETAQVRKTIASSSEPHKQQMQEMADRPKQVLPVSRKRQLLSRQSTHVGKKPRLELDGTPSRYERTSPVDGGMDVQDAGQISELDLLSVAQAGCLPLSTELSTRPHSSPALELCMCGDPGDPATQLASLEAVSVGFDPTETPAASTVSQYDWSRVNTSSHGKQLREEDGSTPDHDHPHLRVYRTSTVSKTSCPAGQLPSQNLPVAEARCCHLLCVRAAEKVAPELPDLPGHSKELTPGHGLPLPLPPNTQADLDFRTAFSESNWDIQLFSTLTGVRGKRILPVDRDLLQRTCVSVRDSGYESQLRSVLKRKSELDWAGKDDKNCWNCCTETEGASFPISETSLGSWAS, encoded by the exons AGCTGCTGCATGCCATCTCGGGAGCAAGGAAATGGAGCCAGAAGACAGAG GCAAAAAGCCTTGCCTCTGGATCAGAAGTTCGCAAAG GAAAATTGAAGGCACCTTTTCTGAAGGTTGAAGACCAGAGCAG GCAATTCCGACCCTTCCATCACCAGTTCAAAAGCTTTCCTGACCTGAACTTCCTGGCACCTAAAAGCTCCAGCCCATTTGAGCCTCTGAAAAGCCTCTTGAATTCTTGCAGGGCCAG GGATGTGGAGGGCTGTCCAGTGCGCAGCGACGGGGAGAAGAGCCCCCAGTCCACACCAGTCACTGTGCCAAAGAGGAAGAAGGGATTTTGTgagtgctgccaagagacctttGAAGAGTTGCAAAAG CATCTCCAGAGCCCCCAGCACAAACAGTTTGCACGGGACGACTCTCAGTATGCCCCTGTGGATCACGTTATTTCACAGCTCACCAACAACTTTGCAGAACAGTCGGCCAA GGTGCCATGTTCGTGCCTGACAGATGAACACTTAGTGCCTCAAGCACAAGTCACCAGAGGAAATGAGATGGTgacagcagagctgggaaaggagagacagCAGGCTCCTGTGGAACTGTTTACTGATGCAGAGGCTGATCCTGGCCTGAAGATGAAGGAACGCTCCACTCACCAGCCCAGTAACAGGGTTAGTAATCTCAGAGAAGGAAGGGGATTGTCTGAGAAGTGCTTTCTGGGGCTGCCTGCTGGAACAGGATTCACCAGAGGGGtctgtgctgtgcaggacacCACAGAGGGATCTGTTGTGGTGGGGAGCACAAATTCAGGGTTGGCTCCTAACCTGGGCCAGCAGACCCATGTAGAGACTGCTCAGGTCAGAAAAACAATTGCATCTTCATCTGAACCTCATAAACAGCAAATGCAGGAGATGGCTGACAGGCCCAAGCAAGTACTGCCTGTCTCCAGGAAACGCCAGCTGCTCTCCAGACAGAGCACCCATGTAGGAAAGAAGCCCAGACTGGAGCTGGATGGTACCCCCTCTCGATATGAGCGGACAAGCCCAGTGGATGGTGGGATGGATGTGCAGGATGCAGGACAGATATCTGAGCTGGACTTGCTCAGTGTGGCACAGGCTGGCTGCTTGCCCTTAAGCACAGAGCTCTCCACCAGACCTCATAGCTCCCCTGCTTTGGAGCTGTGCATGtgtggggaccctggggaccctGCAACACAGCTGGCTTCCCTTGAAGCTGTCTCTGTGGGTTTTGATCCCACAGAGACGCCTGCAGCAAGCACTGTCAGCCAGTATGACTGGAGTAGAGTGAACACAAGTTCCCATGGGAAGCAGCTCAGAGAGGAGGATGGAAGTACTCCAGATCATGACCATCCACACTTGAGGGTGTACAGGACCTCTACAGTGAGCAAGACCAGCTGTCCTGCTGGCCAGCTGCCCTCCCAAAACCTGCCTGTGGCTGAAGCCAGATGTTGCCACTTGCTGTGTgtcagagcagcagagaaagtaGCCCCTGAACTACCTGACCTCCCAGGCCACAGCAAAGAGCTGACTCCTGGCCATGGGCTCCCTCTGCCTCTTCCGCCCAACACGCAGGCTGACCTTGACTTCAGGACAGCTTTTTCTGAGTCAAACTGGGACATCCAACTGTTCTCCACATTAACAGGTGTCCGGGGCAAAAGGATTCTGCCTGTGGACAGAGACTTGCTCCAAAGGACATGTGTCAGTGTAAGGGACAGTGGGTATGAGTCTCAGCTCCGCTCAGTTCTGAAGCGGAAGTCAGAGCTTGACTGGGCAGGCAAAGATGACAAGAACTGCTGGAACTGCTGCACAGAGACCGAAGGAGCCTCTTTCCCCATATCTGAGACCTCTCTTGGCAGCTGGGCTAGTTAA